In Miscanthus floridulus cultivar M001 chromosome 8, ASM1932011v1, whole genome shotgun sequence, the sequence CATCTTACCAAAATCATGGCATGATCCCATGATATATCATTCAATCTAGGATGAATTGATTCCTCCAGTTAAACACACTATTGTATGATGTCATTAGTTCAATTAAAATGATGTTATAGTTGTATGGAAAGGTCAAGGTCCGTGATGGCAAAATTCAAGGCCATGTTCCTAGCTCTAAAATAGGCCCTAACAGTCTAGAAAAATAAAACGATAATCATATACAATATTCTTATAGTAGTTAACACAAAAAAATTAACCTACATATCTTTAGGAATTAGGCTACTTACTCGCCGGGTGCTGGCCTCCAAGTGCCAATCATCTCAAGTTTTTGATGGATCTGTGGCACTATGGTAGTTTGCCTTCTTGTTAATGAAATGATaacgcagctctcctgcatattcgagaaaaaaaaactacgGTAGTTTGGCACTTGCTAGTACACCCTCTCCCAGTGCCCCTCGCCGACGCTTTGCAGTTTGCACTTTGATGTTTGCAGTGGAGTACTGGACTCAAGATTCCCTGTCTGCCTAGCGGAGACAGACACTCAGGGAGTTCGATTTGGATGGAGTAGTTGGACAGACGAACAAACAACATAGATGGAACTACAGAGTACCAAATAGGAAGAGATGTAGCGATTCCTAGAGTCGGCACAGGTATTGAATATTGAATAGGGTATTGAATATTGAATTATTGATTACCGGATAAGCTATAGTTTTGAGGCCCCTAAAAAATTGGGGCCCTGTACTGTTGCACTGGCCACACACCCCCATGCACAGTGCCAAAGGTTCATTCTATGTTCGAGGCCTTTTGAGTTAAACTCAGGTGTAGTTTAATTAGCTTCAATTTTGTGTTGCAACCTTTCAATAGGTTTATCAATTTAAATAgctttatgatttttaaattgcaAAATCTTTAAATATAATTAGTTATGCTTATAGTTATATATGGGGATAAACACCAAGGCTTTCCTAGTTCCAATGTTTTTTTTGCTGGCGAACTCAATATCAAACCATGTATTATTATCTGACTTAGAACGATAATCAGCTATTGCCTTGATTGCTGGAATGCTATATTACTTTAGCGTGAAGCTTATTAAATGACATTTCTGTTTTTGAACCATGTTTCAAGGAATGTGATGAAATGTCAACAACCCACAATTAAAAGTTTGTCAAGAGGTAGACTTGACGATCCTTGTATTCTGTAAATTCTGGAGGCAACTTTACTTTGCTGACCCTTAGTTGATTTGGAAGGAGACATATATCAGTACAAAAAAGCTTGCATGTATTGTTTGAGGATAGGTGTCAACAAAGAGCAGTAGTGTTTAGAAGAAGTGTAGAACTAGAACTTAGAGCACAAATTACATAAACAGAAAAGGAACATTTAATATTCAGAATGTTCCTACTGCCGCTGTTGCGGTTCTGAATTTATAACAAGAATCAAGCCACTACAGGTCTTGTCGTAGCTGACAAACATCCCTTGCAGGTACAAAGGGCAGCTGCAGCTGCGAATTGAGGCACAGGGCAAGTACCTTCAGAAGACCATCGAAGAGCAGCAACGCATCAATGCTGCTGGAGTTTCTAGAGCCACATCAAGTGAACAGTTGACCAACTCCGAAAGGCCTTACTCCTCAACCCATGTACCAGCATCTCCAACTCCACTTCAGGCTATTCCATTCAGTGAAGACAATGGAAGTCGAGTTGAGCCCATGAAGACTGGCTCACAAGATATTCCTAATGGTGAACCTCAAACACCTGACACCAACTGTCGGCCTGACTCACCAAGGCTCAGTCCAAAGCATGAGCGCCCAGCCAAGAGGCAGAGGGTCAGCAGCAACAGCGATGGTACCATGTTCGCTGATGATGACTTTACCCTTCCACACCACATCTTTGAGTCAAGCACGGGCTCGGAGTTCCAATCATGTGCGATGTCATACTCAAGCCATTAGCCTCTGGTGCTGTGACAATTCCCCTATCAAAGCTAGTTTTCTGGTGCAGTATATGGCCAATGATAGATTTTGGTTTCTTTTGACAGAAATACCATTATTAGACAAAAGTTTAGGGGTTCACAAAAGATTTTGGTTGCACTTGCTCATGACATGCATGGTTACTTTGAATTCCATAGTATGACATGGCTAGATGTTACCATGCGGATTACGGCAATGTTATTATGGTATCAAAATAATATCATTTTAGAATGGTGGTTTTATATTGGATGTCGGTCAACTATTATGACAGTCAACATGTATGCATATGCTAATTAACTCAAACTGGCCGCCGAAAACGGCCAGGTCAATTTTTTGTGTGTGTGGGACCGATGACAGATCTATAGTATCTAACCTTTGGCACATACTACGGTGTTGTCTAACCTACCATGGTCACTAAGTGCAATTCGTACGCTTAATGCTGCACCTAGCCTCTCGTATTTTTAAATCTCTTAATCGGTCTAGAGAAGGAGTAACTAAGTCAATTGAATCTAATCTAGATGTGTAAAATAAGCCCAGTAGTAATACGTATCATAGACCATACCCTTTGCATTTTGATTTCATGAAAGCTCCTAATGGCTGGAGGGTACTAGATTTTTATAAATTCAGACAGTAAAACTATCATGAAGCACATTAGTTTGCTTCTTTCACAGATAGGTGAAGCTAGTATctcatatttttatgaaagtttgtaattttcttttctcttacTAGGATGACATTTTTCATGGTTTACTTTTTGGGTTAATTGGATTGGTGCCATTACAATTCTCGTGTTTCTAAGAAATACCATTACTATTAGTCTTATTGTAAGCATGCCATTACAATTACACTGGAGTCTGAAAAATGCCATTATGTACACTTGTCGCGACCTGTGGCCCACATGTAGGTGTATACAGCTAGTACGTACATTCGTATGGACCCTTTTGCCCCCAGCTTCTCCATACATGCGCCCGTTTGACTGGATCGAGTCAATCCATCCATTccccaccacctcctctctctcttGCTCGAACCCTagctcggcgacggcggcggcgactgcGATCGGCCGCGGCGGCGACTACtgctcgcggcggcggcgaccgtgACTACCACAGGCGCCGGCGTCGACCACGACTACTGCTGCTCCTTCCCCGCCCCATTTGCTGAGCGGAGATGGCATCCACAGCTGCCAGTTCAAGTGCTAGCCATGTTGGTGGTCTCCCACGGATCGATTGCCCCAAATGCAAGATCCAGGTCATTAGGCGCAAGAGCAAGGCTGACAATATGTATTACACTTGCCCCAACAATTTCCCGGTAATTTGTCTTGCTTTTCCTTTGATGTTGGGTTCCATGTTCGTCCAGCTGCAAATAGTGTTAAGTGGGTTGGGGTTTTGATTATCAATTGCAGAACGATGACACTTGTGCGAACTATTGGTTTGAGGATCAATACCCGGCCTATCTACGCGCCAATCATCCAGACAAGCTCAGGGATGTGGAAGTGGAAGGTGTACAGGGCCCTTTTGTTGCTCCTGTGGTTCAAGGCATAGAACAGAAGAGTGACACAAAGATTGGGATGATGGACTTGAAGGTTCAGATCATTGACTTGAAGGTTGACAATTTAAAGTTGAAGCAGGagatgaaagaattgaagaatggtGAATTGAACAAGGCTTTTAGCTTAGGGAATGCATTAGTTGCTGTGGTGATGCTAAATCTATTTGTAAGCCTCTTAGTTGCAGTAGTTTGGAAATGAAGTAGTATGCACCTTGGTTCTAGTAGTTTGGAGTTCTGTGATCTTAGCCTGTAGGTTGTCAAGTGCTACTACTAATTTATGTTTATTTATGTCTGTGCAACTATGTATCTGTGATCAAGGAATGCATGTTTATGTAGGTTTTGTGAATCTGTGAATTTGTGATGAATCTGTCAATGTGTGCAACACAGCTTCTTTTTCTTATAATTGTGATCAATCTGTGAATTTTTGATGAATAAATAGATGTTTTTGTTTAGAGCAGCAACTGTCCATGCACGCCATGAATAAATGAGGCCATAATTTACATGCTTATATCACACAAGGTGGTTCAGATTCATTATAAAACATCCAGTCATAACCAGAACACACAAATAGGTTCAGATCCTAGCATTCATCAAGTTTAAGCCATTACTAAACAGAAATAGGAGGTGGCCATAACAAACATTCAGTGATGACCATAACAGACATCGAGTTCAGGCcctagcatacatcaagttcaGGCCGTACCATACATCAAGTTCAAGGCCTACAATACATAACGTTCAGGCCACAAAAGAAACTAATTTTATTCTTGTGATCACAACATATCACATGGTGTTTAAGAAGTCCTTCAGGCTTCTCACAACACTAGTTGCTGGAGCAACAGCTTTCTTTTGCTGCTTCTTTTTCTtaggtgtcttcttcttcttaggtgttttcttcttcttgggcGCACCTTTCTTCTTaggtgttgtcttcttcttcttcttcatttatgAAGGTCCAGCACTGTCATCATCTTCCAGCTGTTGCCTTTTTCTATAGATGCGCACTATGATTAGCAAAAACTAGGGAATGTCACAAGAATTGGAAAGAGACATACAAATCATTTTACCTTTTTTCCTTTGAATTCAGTCCAACTTCACCATCTTCTCCTAGCTCTGGTTGTTTGTAAGTCTTAGAGAAGTGCCCAAAATCTCCACACCTTTTACACCTAACCTTCTTCTTGGTAGCATTTTTCTCAAGGCAACCTCTAATTCTCACCACTCTCGGCCTACCTGCAGCTCTACCTAGCAGAGGAGGGAAAACTTTGAAGCCTAGGTCAACCTATGTACACTGTGACCTGTCTGGCAATGGCTCAACTCTAGAAGCATATGCAGCCCTGAATCTCTGAACAGAGTAGTACTCATGCATAAAATCTGCTATATTTAATTCTTCTATTGGAAAGAATCCATGCCAGGGGCATGTTTGCATGGTTTTCCTATGATTTGCCACTCCCTACATGAATAGGAGTGACCTTGCAGGTCAACCATGTGCCTCTTGTGGTTGTTCCAGTCATCTATAAGTGTTACTTTAGCTATGCCTTCATCACTTCTTGCAACCTTCACAACTTTGAGGTTTTTGCTTATAGTGTTCAGGTCTTTGATGACATTGGGCAGTATACCATCCTGCATATCCTTACCAATCTGCCTTCTTAAGTACCTCTTTTTCATTATGAGTTCCATAATCCCATCTACCAATTCATGCAGCAAAAGTCCTTTCAACTTCTTTATCTGAGCATTGAAACTCTCAGAAACATTATTGGTCAAATAGTCACATTGACTTAGCTCTGAAAATCCACACCTGTACCATATCAACTTGTAATGTTGCTGAAGGAAGTCAATGGCATCTGGGGCAAAATCTGCTATCTTCTGCAAGTGCCACCTGAATAACCCTTCTGTGTAACTCCTTGCAGTAGGGTACAGGTGGTTCGTAAACGCATCTCCTTGATAATGCTTCATAAGTTGCTGTACATGTGCCTCATACACTCTCTGTACTCCACTTCAGGGAACACTACACCCACAGCCTTCTCAAGTCCTTTACAAGCATTAGTACATATGACTAAACCTGTAGGTGAACCCACTGCTCTATGCAACTGCTGCATTAACGACTTCCAATTGTCTTCTGTTTCAGAATAAAAAACACCATATGCCACATGGTATAACTAGTTGTGCCCATCCATAGCAGTTGCTGATGCCAACTGCCCTATATATCTGCCACACAATGCAGACGCATCTACACCTATAAATGGCCTACAACCAGCTAAGAAGCCATCAATACATGGCTTCAGGGCTACAAAAATCCTCCTGAagcgcttcttcttcttcttcttcccttctAACTCTATCTCTACAATGTTTCCAGGAGAACTTATTTCTATCTGTGCTTTCCAATTGAACAATAGCTAAAAACTTTCTGAGTACTTCCCATGAACCTGTTGTAGGGCAACTATCAAACCTGACCATACCTTGGAGTATTTCAGTTTAATGCAATAGTCTCCTTCTAGCTTTTCCTTTGCATCCTTGGCTTCTTCATTTGGATTCTTCTTGACccagttgaaagcatctaggcccctagttgggtttcggtgattaatgacaatacgagattactatgactaatgtgtgttttgcatatgcaattaagttaggtcatggtaatggcaattgattgggcaatcatggttgtcatgcccctacgatggaaatcgttttagttttcaaaggatggacgataaggttaaggatggactagttctaagtgtcgtttggagttgaagagacacttagagtagtttaggactttgtttttcctttggccgtactattaaggggggtatggatgggtagcttgacctaggtgagtctagtgggttaggtgtggtgcacacttgtcaaatctagcactaggtagctcctaaaaagcccttagatcaattggagcaaacttcattcacatatgattgtaagttggaagtgaattgagggtcaaatgctgtccggacgctggttccagtgtgaccggacgctagcgtagagtccgatcagttcatttgatcaaggtgaagtcgtctggatgcgactggacgctgagaggtgagtgaccggacgctgggtactagagtctggtcaactccagtaaggttccagagagggagaatcctgatcggacgcgtccggtcagtgctgaccggacgatggtcaggttccggttactgaccagatgctgagcagcaaagtgaccgaacgctgcatgccagagtccggtcaacatcagtaaggttccagagggcagtttttgtgatcggacatgtccggtcagtgctgaccgaatgctggtcagtgtttggtcacaacttaaactgcaTAGAGGCGGGTGAACTGactgaagcgtccggtcaccttgaccgaagcgtccggtcaacctgctgtggcacataacagttcgttttgaatgaggtgttataaatacttcctctattcactcaagggattacttttgcttattccaacagctgagaaacacccttgagagtgccaagaagagcaaggtcctaatgaggtgattgagatttgagaatccaagtgagaggcctcattagtgaaagcaagagtagcaaagtgtgtatccacacttctcattaggcttgtcgtggtcaagtgagagtccgtgcttgttactcttggtgatcgccatcacctagatggcttggtggtgattgggagcttgatgatcatccgatggagcttgtggatgacccaactcaagttgtgagcgattgtgggtgattcaccacgacggagtgtcaaagaatcaacccgtagagagcacttgatccttgtgtggatcaaggaggagctacacccttgcgcgggtgctccaacgaggactagtggagagtggcgactctctgatacctcggcaaaacatcgccgcgttcctgcttctctctttactttaagcatttactttgagcaattcaattcttgtctttacattcatagaattgccatgctagagtaggattggaatataggttgctaaagttttgtgcggtagaataatagaaacactttctaggcacaaggggtgaagtgggctaaccgtagggtttaattattgcaaagaattttagaattagcccaattcacctcccctcttgggcatcttgatcctttcaattagtattggagcctcgtgctcacgtatttaggcttaacaacctagagaaagatgtctcacggggatggggcctactcctatctttgagggggatgattttccttattggaaaatccacatggaggcgtatttagaagctctagatgttggaatacttagagccgcctcacaaggattcccaaaaccttgggatcccacgcaccttcaaggcaatgaagtaaactacgagaaatggaatgcaaaggctagaagcaccatctttagaggcctttgcaaagatgtgtttaaccgggtgaggaaccacaaggactcccatgcactatggtcagacatttgtgcgctccatgagggaactaagagcgagcatgaggaacgctatcatctcgtaatgaaaagcttaattcttttgagatgtttcctaaAGAgaatgctaatgaaatgtactcacgcttgaatgttcttgtagaggaagtcaatgggcttggactcactcaaatgcaaccatccgatgttgtaagaaaaatcttgagtgtcctccacattgataaatatgggcatattgtgaccgtgcttcatcatgGTGATCTTTCCACCTCTACActgactcaaatcttgggaaagatcaatgctcatgagatgtacatgcatatcacaccacaagatggctcatcctctaccaagaagaaggacaaagacttagtattcaaggctagccaagagaagggcaaagcaagaattgagtatgagagctcaagtgatgatgaagttgatgatgcaagtcttgctctcatggtgagaagaaccgccaagatgctaaagaagctcaataagagtggcatcaagtttgatgggaagaaaaagaagttcttcact encodes:
- the LOC136469891 gene encoding myb family transcription factor PHL7-like → MFLLPLLRYKGQLQLRIEAQGKYLQKTIEEQQRINAAGVSRATSSEQLTNSERPYSSTHVPASPTPLQAIPFSEDNGSRVEPMKTGSQDIPNGEPQTPDTNCRPDSPRLSPKHERPAKRQRVSSNSDGTMFADDDFTLPHHIFESSTGSEFQSCAMSYSSH